In Papaver somniferum cultivar HN1 chromosome 1, ASM357369v1, whole genome shotgun sequence, a genomic segment contains:
- the LOC113295327 gene encoding peroxisomal 2,4-dienoyl-CoA reductase-like, whose amino-acid sequence MESSSSSSSSPFKYNILKGKVALLTGGGSGIGFEITCQFGKHGASVAIMGRRKNVLDSAVSSLRSLGIQAIGLVGDVRKREDAIRVLDSTIKHFGRLDILVNAAAGNFLVSAEDLSPNGFRTVMDIDSVGTFTMCHEALKYLKRGGIGRGISSGGTILNISATLHYTASWYQIHVSAAKAAVDSITRSLALEWGTDYDIRVNGIAPGPIEGTTGLSKLVPDEAQNKIEEYLPLYKLGKKRDIAMAALYLTSDAGKYINGMTIVVDGGLWLSRPRHISKETVKELSRVVEKRSREEATNRVSPSRL is encoded by the exons atggaatcttcttcttcttcttcttcttctccatttaaGTATAACATTCTCAAGGGGAAGGTGGCCTTGTTGACAGGCGGTGGTTCtggtattggttttgagattaCGTGTCAGTTTGGTAAACATGGAGCCTCAGTTGCGATTATGGGACGTCGTAAAAACGTACTCGACTCTGCTGTCTCTTCTCTTCGTTCTCTAGGAATTCAG GCCATTGGGCTAGTGGGTGATGTCCGCAAGAGGGAAGATGCAATCAGAGTTTTGGATTCAACTATTAAACATTTTGGCAGACTTGACATCCTTGTAAATGCTGCAGCTGGCAACTTTCTTGTGTCCGCAGAGGATTTATCGCCTAATGGATTTCGGACAG TTATGGATATCGATTCTGTTGGCACATTTACAATGTGCCATGAAGCGCTGAAGTATCTTAAGAGAGGAGGAATAGGCAGGGGCATCTCTAGTGGTGGAACAATTTTGAACATAAGCGCAACATTACATTACACAGCTTCTTGGTATCAAATTCACGTTTCTGCTGCCAAG GCAGCTGTCGACAGCATTACAAGGTCATTGGCATTGGAATGGGGCACTGATTATGATATTAGGGTCAATGGAATCGCACCAGGACCTATTGAAGGTACTACTGGACTTAGTAAGCTTGTGCCTGACGAGGCACAGAATAAAATTGAAGAGTACTTGCCCCTGTATAAATTGGGGAAAAAAAGGGATATTGCTATGGCTGCTCTCTATTTAACATCAGATGCAG GTAAATACATCAATGGAATGACAATTGTGGTTGATGGGGGACTCTGGCTAAGCCGTCCTCGTCACATCTCGAAAGAGACAGTTAAGGAGCTCTCTCGAGTGGTGGAAAAGAGATCGCGAGAAGAAGCAACAAACAGGGTTTCACCAAGCAGACTCTAA